A genomic segment from Cyanobium sp. NIES-981 encodes:
- a CDS encoding glycogen/starch/alpha-glucan phosphorylase: MTTIRPRALRLPTPGCYADPHRSGAEPEDVFDGMTEHLFYSLGKLAPTATRHDLYVALSYAVRDRLMTRYLAGLEALRATPARVVAYLSAEFLIGPQLGNNLLMLGIQDSAAAALRRFGIEDINQILDVEEEPGLGNGGLGRLAACFLESLASLEIPASGYGIRYEFGIFDQLIRDGWQVEITDKWLKAGWPWELPQPDQACFVGFGGRTETYRDTHGDQRVRWIPAEHAIGIPHDVPVLGYRVNTCNRLRLWRADATESFDFYAFNIGDYYGAVEEKVGSETLSKVLYPNDGTDEGRRLRLKQQHFFVSCSLQDMIRSLEGRGLPLEEFPDHWAVQLNDTHPSIAVAELMRLLIDEKQLEWDTAWDITRRSLSYTNHTLLPEALEKWGVDLFGSLLPRHLELIYEINRRFLQQVRIRYPGNEGVLARMSIIDEQGGKAVRMANLATVGSHHVNGVAALHSRLVTTDLFPEFAAFWPEKFTNVTNGVTPRRWMALANPQLAALLDEAIGEGWVKDLEQLRQLESYAGDSAFLERWETTKLAVKTQLSHYIHRHNGVLVDPSSLFDVQVKRIHEYKRQHLNALQVIAQYLRIKNGEGDDLPPRTVIFGGKAAPGYYMAKLIIRFLNGIADTINADPDMDGRLRVIFLADYNVKLGERVYPASDLSEQISTAGKEASGTGNMKFAMNGALTIGTLDGANVEIREQVGEDNFFLFGKTTEEINALHRTGYRPWELIGSMPELAEVLRLVEQGHFSNGDGELFRPLLENLTGRDPFFVLADFNDYLRAQAAVGKAWVDRPRWNRMSLLNTARTGFFSSDRSIREYAEKIWQVTPYPVAITCEIEDDPD, from the coding sequence ATGACCACGATCCGACCCCGCGCCCTGCGCCTGCCCACACCGGGCTGCTACGCCGATCCCCACCGCAGCGGTGCGGAACCGGAGGACGTGTTCGACGGCATGACCGAGCACCTCTTCTACAGCCTGGGCAAGCTCGCTCCCACCGCCACCCGCCACGACCTCTACGTGGCCCTCAGCTACGCCGTGCGCGACCGGCTGATGACCCGCTACCTCGCCGGCCTCGAGGCCCTGCGGGCCACGCCGGCCCGGGTGGTGGCCTACCTCTCGGCCGAGTTCCTGATCGGCCCCCAGCTGGGCAACAACCTGCTGATGCTCGGCATCCAGGACTCAGCGGCGGCGGCCCTGCGCCGCTTCGGCATCGAGGACATCAACCAGATCCTGGATGTGGAGGAGGAACCGGGGCTGGGCAACGGCGGCCTCGGCCGCCTGGCGGCCTGCTTCCTCGAATCGCTGGCTTCCCTGGAGATTCCGGCCTCCGGCTATGGCATCCGCTACGAGTTCGGCATCTTCGACCAGCTGATCCGCGACGGCTGGCAGGTGGAGATCACCGACAAGTGGCTGAAGGCGGGCTGGCCCTGGGAGCTGCCCCAGCCGGACCAGGCCTGCTTCGTGGGCTTCGGCGGCCGCACCGAGACCTACCGCGACACCCACGGCGACCAGCGGGTGCGCTGGATTCCCGCCGAGCACGCCATCGGCATCCCCCACGACGTGCCGGTGCTGGGCTACCGGGTGAACACCTGCAACCGGCTGCGCCTCTGGCGCGCCGACGCCACCGAATCGTTCGACTTCTACGCCTTCAACATCGGCGACTACTACGGCGCCGTGGAGGAGAAGGTGGGCAGCGAAACCCTCTCCAAGGTGCTCTACCCCAACGACGGCACCGATGAGGGCCGCCGCCTGCGCCTGAAGCAGCAGCACTTCTTCGTGAGCTGCTCCCTGCAGGACATGATCCGCAGCCTGGAGGGCCGCGGCCTGCCGCTCGAGGAGTTCCCCGACCACTGGGCCGTGCAGCTCAACGACACCCACCCCTCGATCGCGGTGGCCGAGCTGATGCGGCTGCTCATCGACGAGAAGCAGCTGGAGTGGGACACCGCCTGGGACATCACCCGCCGCTCCCTCTCCTACACCAACCACACCCTGCTGCCGGAGGCCCTGGAGAAGTGGGGCGTGGATCTGTTCGGTTCGCTGCTGCCCCGCCACCTGGAGCTGATCTACGAGATCAACCGGCGGTTCCTGCAGCAGGTGCGCATCCGCTACCCCGGCAATGAAGGGGTGCTGGCGCGAATGTCGATCATCGACGAGCAGGGCGGCAAGGCCGTGCGGATGGCCAACCTCGCCACCGTGGGGTCCCACCACGTGAACGGCGTGGCCGCGCTGCACAGCCGGCTGGTGACCACCGACCTCTTCCCCGAGTTCGCCGCCTTCTGGCCCGAGAAGTTCACCAACGTGACCAACGGCGTCACCCCGCGGCGCTGGATGGCCCTGGCCAACCCGCAGCTGGCCGCCCTGCTGGACGAGGCCATCGGCGAGGGTTGGGTGAAGGACCTCGAGCAGTTGCGGCAGCTGGAGAGCTACGCCGGGGACAGCGCCTTTCTGGAGCGCTGGGAAACCACCAAGCTGGCCGTGAAGACCCAGCTCAGCCATTACATCCACCGCCACAACGGCGTGCTGGTGGATCCCTCCTCCCTGTTCGACGTGCAGGTGAAGCGGATCCACGAGTACAAGCGGCAGCACCTCAATGCCCTGCAGGTGATCGCCCAGTACCTGCGCATCAAGAACGGCGAAGGCGATGATCTGCCGCCCCGCACGGTGATCTTCGGCGGCAAGGCCGCGCCCGGCTACTACATGGCCAAGCTGATCATCCGCTTTCTCAACGGCATCGCCGACACGATCAATGCCGATCCGGACATGGACGGCCGGCTGCGCGTGATCTTCCTGGCCGACTACAACGTGAAGCTGGGCGAGCGGGTGTATCCGGCCTCCGACCTCTCCGAGCAGATCTCCACCGCGGGCAAGGAGGCCTCCGGCACCGGCAACATGAAGTTCGCCATGAATGGCGCCCTCACGATCGGCACCCTCGATGGCGCCAACGTCGAAATCCGCGAGCAGGTGGGGGAGGACAACTTCTTCCTGTTCGGCAAGACCACCGAGGAGATCAACGCGCTGCACCGCACCGGCTACCGGCCCTGGGAGCTGATCGGCTCGATGCCCGAGCTGGCCGAGGTGCTGCGGCTGGTGGAACAGGGCCACTTCAGCAACGGCGACGGCGAGCTGTTCCGTCCGCTGCTGGAGAACCTCACCGGCCGGGATCCCTTCTTCGTGCTGGCCGACTTCAACGACTACCTGCGGGCCCAGGCTGCCGTGGGCAAGGCCTGGGTCGATCGCCCGCGCTGGAACCGCATGTCGCTGCTGAACACCGCCCGCACCGGCTTCTTCTCCTCCGACCGCTCCATCCGGGAGTACGCCGAGAAGATCTGGCAGGTCACCCCCTACCCGGTGGCGATCACCTGCGAGATCGAGGACGATCCCGACTGA
- a CDS encoding ribonuclease III family protein, whose product MTPDRRRQLVAFLASLGIDPRRQGGPGDAAAVLAPIEEALTHTSARQRCNHERLEFLGDAVLRLAASEYLHRHHPQLSVGSQSALRSQLVSDRWLAELADSCGLETVWRIGPMARGDRAGLATVRAELCEALIGAIYRCWGDSLEPVHAWLNPHWQLASQEMLADPDRHNWKSALQEWTQGQGLGLPSYSCEERSTRHADPRRFHCRLTLAAGEAQSWEGWGRSRRAAEQDAARLALAWVRSARGS is encoded by the coding sequence GTGACCCCCGATCGCCGTCGCCAACTGGTGGCCTTCCTGGCCAGCCTCGGCATCGATCCCCGCCGGCAAGGCGGCCCCGGTGATGCCGCCGCGGTGCTGGCCCCGATCGAGGAGGCCCTCACCCACACCTCGGCCCGCCAGCGCTGCAACCACGAGCGGCTCGAGTTCCTCGGCGATGCAGTGCTGCGGCTGGCCGCCTCCGAATACCTGCACCGCCACCACCCGCAGCTCAGCGTGGGGAGCCAGTCGGCCCTGCGCAGCCAGCTGGTGAGCGACCGCTGGCTGGCCGAGCTGGCCGACAGCTGCGGCCTGGAGACGGTGTGGCGCATCGGGCCGATGGCCCGTGGCGACCGGGCCGGCCTGGCCACCGTGCGCGCCGAGCTGTGCGAGGCCCTGATCGGTGCGATCTACCGCTGCTGGGGCGACTCCCTCGAGCCGGTGCACGCCTGGCTCAACCCCCACTGGCAGCTGGCCAGCCAGGAGATGCTGGCCGATCCCGACCGCCACAACTGGAAATCGGCCCTGCAGGAATGGACCCAGGGCCAGGGGCTCGGCCTGCCCAGCTACAGCTGCGAGGAGCGCAGCACCCGGCATGCCGATCCCCGCCGGTTCCATTGCCGGCTGACGCTGGCGGCAGGGGAGGCGCAGAGCTGGGAGGGCTGGGGCCGCTCGCGCCGGGCGGCGGAGCAGGATGCCGCCCGCCTGGCCCTGGCCTGGGTCAGATCTGCTCGAGGGTCGTGA
- a CDS encoding FAD-binding oxidoreductase, whose protein sequence is MITPEPRELPHLVQDLHQRNRPWLPAGLASRLDWGPPVARPHTVLSCARLNRILEHNPGDFTITVEAGTPLVAVQQALQPHGQWLPLDWPWGSGPAGEGSGSIGGLVARGQAGGYRQRYLGVRDQMIGIHLLRSDGVAARAGGKVVKNVAGYDLMRLLCGSWGSLALITAVTLRTQPIPPHRQGLRLQGPTAALAAFSRWLLGSSLSPERIDWQRLGAAGSGAGPGADTLLISLASISAQTLQEQIACIEEKAGAAPGAAAGADSGSLLVHRLAADELAAAEAPSPGAGPGAGSDAAAGAAWLLRLGVRPERVPDLLTTPALAGLELVLGAGSGLGHAWGSAAVPVHRVEALRRHCREAGGMVTVLRQPGGSSIPAWLDAPSRPLIEAVKRQFDPKQQLARGRLPGVEPPGVAEPPPAG, encoded by the coding sequence GTGATCACCCCCGAGCCCCGCGAGCTGCCGCACCTGGTGCAGGACCTGCACCAGCGCAACCGGCCGTGGCTGCCCGCCGGGCTGGCCAGCCGGCTGGACTGGGGGCCGCCGGTGGCCCGGCCCCACACGGTGCTGAGCTGCGCCCGGCTGAACCGGATCCTGGAGCACAACCCCGGCGACTTCACCATCACGGTGGAGGCCGGTACACCATTGGTAGCAGTGCAGCAGGCGCTTCAACCCCACGGGCAGTGGCTGCCGCTGGACTGGCCCTGGGGCAGCGGCCCGGCCGGCGAGGGCTCCGGCTCCATCGGCGGCCTGGTGGCCCGCGGCCAGGCCGGCGGCTACCGCCAGCGCTACCTGGGCGTGCGCGACCAGATGATCGGCATCCACCTGCTGCGCAGCGACGGCGTGGCCGCCCGCGCCGGCGGCAAGGTGGTGAAGAACGTGGCCGGCTACGACCTGATGCGGCTGCTGTGCGGCAGCTGGGGCTCCCTCGCCCTGATCACCGCCGTGACCCTGCGCACCCAGCCGATCCCGCCCCACCGCCAGGGGCTGCGGCTGCAGGGCCCCACCGCCGCCCTGGCGGCCTTCAGCCGCTGGCTGCTCGGCTCCAGCCTCAGCCCCGAGCGGATCGACTGGCAGCGGCTGGGCGCCGCCGGCTCAGGCGCCGGGCCCGGCGCCGACACCCTGCTGATCAGCCTGGCCAGCATCAGCGCCCAGACCCTCCAGGAGCAGATCGCCTGCATCGAGGAGAAGGCTGGGGCGGCCCCCGGCGCAGCGGCGGGGGCCGACAGCGGGTCCCTCCTTGTCCACCGCCTGGCGGCGGACGAGCTGGCAGCGGCGGAGGCCCCCAGCCCCGGCGCTGGCCCCGGCGCGGGCAGCGACGCTGCTGCCGGCGCCGCCTGGCTGCTGCGGCTCGGCGTGCGCCCCGAGCGGGTGCCCGACCTGCTCACCACCCCGGCCCTGGCCGGCCTGGAGCTGGTGCTGGGCGCCGGCAGCGGCCTCGGCCATGCCTGGGGGAGCGCCGCCGTGCCGGTCCACCGCGTGGAGGCCCTGCGCCGCCACTGCCGTGAGGCCGGGGGCATGGTCACGGTGCTGCGGCAGCCGGGCGGGAGCAGCATCCCCGCCTGGCTGGATGCACCATCGCGGCCCCTGATCGAGGCCGTCAAGCGGCAGTTCGATCCGAAGCAGCAGCTGGCACGGGGTCGGCTGCCGGGGGTGGAGCCGCCTGGGGTTGCGGAGCCGCCGCCGGCTGGCTGA
- a CDS encoding phosphoketolase: MGAILDTTIPCLASPLPPLASGPSDQHLALIDRWWRAANYLAVGMIYLQDNPLLQEPLQPHHIKNRLLGHWGSSPGQSFIWAHANRVIRERDLEMLYLSGPGHGAPGVLAPTYLDGSYSEVYPDISRDAEGMRRFFKQFSFPGHIGSHCTPETPGSIHEGGELGYVLSHACGAVFDNPGLIALACVGDGEAETGPLATSWHINKFLNPISDGAVLPVLHLNGYKIANPTLLARIPREELANLLRGYGWEPIFVEGHEPMAMHRAMAAAMDLAVNAIQQVRATCRASGEAVRPAWPMIVLRSPKGWTGPHALRGQKLENFWRAHQVPLPGPKHDAEQLAMLEGWLRSYRPQELFDADGTLLPDLQALSPRGPRRMGSSPHANGGRLRRSLRLPPIEAYAVPVEQPGRSEHENTAPLGALLRDSIARNPDSLRVFGPDETASNRLQAIYAVSKKVWMENFLPEDMNGGELAREGRVVEMLSEHTLVGMMEGYLLTGRHGFFHTYEAFAHVIASMFNQHAKWLESCIHHAPWRAPVGSWNCLISSTVWRQDHNGFTHQDPGFIDLAGNKSGEVVRVYLPPDANSLLAVAEEALVETNVCNIIVSDKQKHLQYFSLEQARRHVAKGISLVEWASNDDDGTEPDDPDVVMACAGDIPTKETLAAVQILRRECPQLKIRVVNVVKLFALTQPSEHPHGLSDRDFDSLFTTDKPVMFNFHGYPWLIHRLTYRRTNHRNFHVRGYKEKGNINTPLELAMNNQIDRFNLVIDVIDRVPSLGSRAAHVKERMKNAILANRAHAHEHGMDAPEITHWRWSTPEA, translated from the coding sequence ATGGGAGCGATTCTCGACACCACGATCCCCTGCCTCGCCAGCCCCCTCCCCCCGCTGGCCTCCGGCCCTTCGGATCAGCACCTCGCCCTGATCGACCGCTGGTGGCGCGCCGCCAACTACCTGGCGGTGGGCATGATCTATCTGCAGGACAATCCCCTGCTCCAGGAGCCGCTCCAACCGCATCACATCAAGAACCGCCTGCTCGGCCACTGGGGGTCGAGTCCTGGCCAGAGCTTCATCTGGGCCCACGCCAACCGGGTGATCCGGGAGCGGGATCTGGAGATGCTCTACCTCTCCGGGCCCGGCCATGGCGCTCCCGGCGTGCTGGCGCCCACCTACCTCGACGGCAGCTACAGCGAGGTTTACCCCGACATCTCCCGCGATGCCGAGGGGATGCGGCGCTTCTTCAAGCAGTTCTCCTTCCCGGGCCACATCGGTTCCCACTGCACCCCCGAAACGCCCGGCTCGATCCATGAGGGCGGGGAACTCGGCTACGTGCTCTCCCACGCCTGCGGGGCGGTGTTCGACAACCCCGGGTTGATCGCTCTGGCCTGCGTGGGCGATGGCGAGGCCGAAACCGGGCCCCTGGCCACCAGCTGGCACATCAACAAGTTCCTCAACCCGATCAGCGACGGCGCCGTGCTGCCGGTGCTGCACCTGAACGGCTACAAGATCGCCAACCCCACCCTGCTGGCCCGCATCCCACGCGAGGAACTGGCCAACCTCCTGCGCGGCTACGGCTGGGAACCGATCTTCGTGGAGGGTCATGAGCCCATGGCCATGCACCGCGCCATGGCGGCCGCCATGGACCTGGCCGTCAACGCCATTCAGCAGGTGCGCGCCACCTGCCGGGCCAGCGGCGAGGCGGTGCGGCCGGCCTGGCCGATGATCGTGCTGCGTTCACCCAAGGGCTGGACGGGCCCGCACGCGCTGCGCGGCCAGAAACTCGAGAACTTCTGGCGCGCCCATCAGGTGCCCCTGCCCGGGCCGAAGCACGACGCCGAGCAGCTGGCCATGCTCGAGGGCTGGCTGCGCAGCTACCGGCCGCAGGAGCTGTTCGACGCCGACGGCACCCTGCTGCCGGACCTGCAGGCCCTCTCGCCCCGGGGGCCGCGGCGCATGGGTTCCAGCCCCCATGCCAACGGCGGCCGGCTGCGCCGCAGCCTGCGCCTGCCGCCGATCGAGGCCTACGCCGTGCCGGTGGAGCAGCCCGGCCGTTCGGAACACGAGAACACCGCCCCGCTGGGGGCCCTGCTGCGCGACAGCATCGCCCGCAACCCCGACTCCCTGCGGGTGTTCGGGCCCGACGAAACGGCCTCGAACCGGCTGCAGGCCATCTACGCGGTGAGCAAGAAGGTGTGGATGGAGAACTTCCTGCCGGAGGACATGAACGGCGGTGAGCTCGCCCGCGAGGGCCGCGTGGTGGAGATGCTCTCGGAGCACACCCTGGTGGGGATGATGGAGGGCTACCTGCTCACCGGCCGCCACGGCTTCTTCCACACCTACGAGGCCTTCGCCCACGTGATCGCCTCGATGTTCAACCAGCACGCCAAGTGGCTGGAGAGCTGCATCCACCACGCGCCCTGGCGGGCGCCGGTGGGCTCCTGGAACTGCCTGATCTCCTCCACCGTGTGGCGCCAGGACCACAACGGCTTCACCCACCAGGACCCGGGCTTCATCGACCTGGCGGGCAACAAGAGCGGCGAGGTGGTGCGGGTGTATCTGCCCCCCGATGCCAACAGCCTGCTGGCGGTGGCGGAGGAGGCGCTGGTGGAGACGAACGTCTGCAACATCATCGTGTCCGACAAGCAGAAGCACCTCCAGTACTTCAGCCTCGAGCAGGCGCGCCGGCACGTGGCCAAGGGGATCAGCCTGGTGGAGTGGGCCAGCAACGACGATGACGGCACCGAACCCGACGATCCCGATGTGGTGATGGCCTGCGCCGGCGACATCCCCACCAAGGAGACCCTCGCCGCGGTGCAGATCCTCCGCCGTGAATGCCCCCAGCTGAAGATCCGGGTGGTGAATGTGGTGAAGCTCTTCGCCCTCACCCAGCCCAGCGAGCATCCCCACGGCCTGAGCGACCGGGATTTCGACAGCCTGTTCACCACCGACAAGCCGGTGATGTTCAATTTCCACGGCTACCCCTGGCTGATCCACCGGCTCACCTACCGCCGCACCAACCACCGGAACTTCCATGTGCGCGGCTACAAGGAGAAGGGCAACATCAACACCCCGCTGGAGCTGGCGATGAACAACCAGATCGACCGCTTCAACCTGGTGATCGATGTGATCGACCGCGTTCCCTCCCTGGGGTCACGGGCGGCCCACGTGAAGGAACGCATGAAGAACGCCATCCTGGCGAACCGCGCCCATGCCCATGAACACGGCATGGACGCCCCCGAGATCACCCACTGGCGCTGGAGCACCCCCGAGGCATGA
- a CDS encoding cation:proton antiporter: MTLPALLLEVGSHQLEVAETLISVGEFLVIFVAARILAELMVRIQLPTILGELVAGVLIGVSGLHLIVPPDTQAQLSSWGLGLLGSLSDLTPQAVQGLYEETFPNLQSVSEIGLYALLFLTGLESELDELVAVGAQATTVAVTGVVLPFAMGTLGLYYLFDVPLIPAVFAGAAMTATSIGITASVFGELKFLKTREGQTVIGAAVLDDILGIVILAVVVSLAGGGGFSFGPILSLVVAAGVFVAAALFLSRTAAPAFDWVLDRLKAPGEVVVASFVVLSLSCFAAQAIGLEAALGAFAAGLILSGSKHNHAIQGTVQPLVALFATIFFVLIGTGMDLSVLNPLDPANREGLIIAGFLLTVAILGKVAAGWSYLSKEKTNRLVVGLGMMPRGEVGLIFLGLGSQAGLLSKPLEAAILLMVIGTTFLAPVLLRLVLGGQSGGPDLDPLAEIPT, translated from the coding sequence ATGACCTTGCCAGCCCTGTTGCTCGAGGTGGGCAGCCACCAGCTCGAGGTGGCCGAGACCCTGATCTCCGTCGGCGAATTCCTGGTGATCTTCGTGGCGGCCCGCATCCTTGCGGAGCTGATGGTGCGCATCCAGCTGCCCACGATCCTCGGGGAACTGGTGGCCGGCGTGCTGATCGGCGTGTCGGGTCTGCACCTGATCGTGCCGCCCGACACCCAGGCGCAGCTGAGCAGCTGGGGCCTGGGGCTGCTGGGCTCCCTCTCCGATCTCACCCCCCAGGCGGTGCAGGGGCTCTATGAGGAAACCTTCCCGAATCTCCAGTCGGTGTCGGAGATCGGGCTCTACGCCCTGCTCTTCCTCACCGGCCTCGAGAGTGAGCTCGACGAGCTGGTGGCGGTGGGGGCCCAGGCCACCACCGTGGCGGTGACCGGCGTGGTGCTGCCCTTCGCGATGGGCACCCTGGGGCTCTACTACCTGTTCGATGTGCCCTTGATCCCGGCGGTGTTCGCCGGCGCGGCCATGACCGCCACCTCCATCGGCATCACGGCCAGCGTGTTCGGCGAACTGAAGTTCCTCAAGACCCGGGAGGGGCAGACCGTGATCGGCGCCGCGGTGCTCGACGACATCCTCGGCATCGTGATCCTGGCGGTGGTGGTGAGCCTGGCGGGGGGCGGCGGCTTCAGCTTCGGCCCGATCCTCAGCCTGGTGGTGGCCGCCGGGGTGTTCGTGGCCGCGGCCCTGTTCCTGAGCCGCACCGCCGCCCCCGCCTTCGACTGGGTGCTGGATCGGCTCAAGGCCCCGGGCGAAGTGGTGGTGGCCTCCTTCGTGGTGCTGTCGCTCTCCTGCTTCGCCGCCCAGGCGATCGGCCTGGAGGCGGCGCTGGGGGCCTTCGCCGCGGGGCTGATCCTCAGCGGCTCGAAGCACAACCATGCCATCCAGGGCACGGTGCAGCCCCTGGTGGCGCTGTTCGCCACGATCTTCTTCGTGCTGATCGGCACCGGCATGGACCTCTCGGTGCTGAACCCGCTCGATCCCGCCAACCGCGAGGGCCTGATCATCGCCGGCTTCCTGCTCACGGTGGCGATCCTGGGCAAGGTGGCGGCCGGCTGGAGCTACCTCAGCAAGGAGAAGACCAACCGGCTGGTGGTGGGGCTGGGGATGATGCCCCGCGGCGAGGTGGGCCTGATCTTCCTGGGCCTGGGCAGCCAGGCCGGCCTGCTGAGCAAGCCCCTGGAGGCGGCGATCCTGCTGATGGTGATCGGCACCACCTTCCTGGCCCCGGTGCTGCTCAGACTGGTGCTGGGCGGCCAATCCGGAGGACCAGACCTTGACCCCCTCGCCGAAATCCCCACCTGA
- the rimM gene encoding ribosome maturation factor RimM (Essential for efficient processing of 16S rRNA) gives MHKLLVVGKVVAAQGLRGELRVLPMSDFPERFTRPGARWLQQRGAEPREVELLGGRQLPGKELFVVRLAGVDSREAAEALVGQELLVQAGDRPRLAQGEFHLLDLVGLEVRLLASGEVVGTVTDLIHAGNDLLAVAAGDRQLLIPFVSAIVPEVKLAEGWIGITPPPGLLEL, from the coding sequence ATGCACAAGCTCCTGGTAGTGGGCAAGGTGGTGGCGGCCCAGGGTCTGCGCGGGGAGCTGCGGGTGCTGCCCATGAGCGATTTCCCCGAGCGCTTCACCCGCCCTGGCGCCCGCTGGCTGCAGCAGCGCGGCGCCGAGCCCCGGGAGGTGGAGCTGCTGGGGGGACGCCAGCTGCCGGGCAAGGAGCTGTTCGTGGTGCGTCTGGCCGGGGTGGACAGCCGCGAGGCGGCCGAGGCGCTGGTGGGGCAGGAGCTGCTGGTGCAGGCGGGCGACCGGCCCAGGCTGGCGCAGGGGGAATTCCATCTGCTTGACCTGGTGGGGCTGGAGGTGCGGCTGCTCGCCAGCGGTGAGGTGGTGGGCACCGTGACCGACCTGATCCACGCCGGCAACGACCTGCTCGCCGTGGCCGCCGGCGACCGCCAGCTGCTGATTCCCTTCGTGAGCGCGATCGTGCCGGAGGTGAAGCTCGCCGAAGGGTGGATCGGCATCACGCCGCCGCCGGGGCTGCTCGAGCTCTGA
- a CDS encoding NAD(P)H dehydrogenase subunit NdhS, which yields MPDLPILPGTTVVVRDVRSIYNGYKGFVQRISGSRAAVLFEGGNWDKLVTMPLTTLEQI from the coding sequence ATGCCCGACCTGCCGATCCTGCCGGGCACCACCGTGGTGGTGCGCGACGTGCGCTCGATCTACAACGGCTACAAGGGGTTCGTGCAGCGCATCAGCGGCAGCCGTGCCGCCGTGCTCTTCGAGGGCGGCAACTGGGACAAGCTGGTGACCATGCCGCTCACGACCCTCGAGCAGATCTGA
- a CDS encoding isoprenylcysteine carboxylmethyltransferase family protein, which translates to MTPSPKSPPERSPAPGKLLQRWGLTWAGWRDNRRGEWWLLAQLLLIAAHLLPPWPAPGAWGYAWPLPVAIGGVALFLVGLGLALQGFLNLGPSLTPLPEPMPGAALVTSGAYGRCRHPLYQAVLLCSLGVTLALGSLLHLALLLALAGVLGGKARREERALAAVHPTYAAYRAATPAIIPRLPWLDWRTL; encoded by the coding sequence TTGACCCCCTCGCCGAAATCCCCACCTGAGCGCTCCCCGGCCCCAGGCAAGCTGCTGCAGCGCTGGGGCCTCACCTGGGCGGGCTGGCGCGACAACCGCCGCGGTGAGTGGTGGCTGCTGGCCCAGCTGCTGCTGATCGCCGCCCACCTGCTGCCGCCCTGGCCGGCGCCCGGGGCCTGGGGCTACGCCTGGCCCCTGCCCGTGGCGATCGGCGGGGTGGCGCTCTTCCTGGTGGGCCTGGGGCTGGCGCTGCAGGGGTTCCTGAACCTGGGCCCCAGCCTCACCCCCCTGCCCGAGCCCATGCCCGGCGCCGCGCTGGTCACCAGCGGTGCCTATGGCCGCTGCCGCCACCCCCTGTACCAGGCGGTGCTGCTCTGCTCCCTGGGGGTGACCCTGGCCCTGGGCAGCCTGCTGCATCTGGCCCTGCTGCTGGCCCTGGCGGGGGTGCTGGGGGGCAAGGCCCGCCGCGAGGAGCGGGCCCTGGCCGCCGTGCATCCGACCTACGCCGCCTACCGCGCCGCCACGCCGGCGATCATTCCTCGTCTTCCCTGGCTCGACTGGCGAACGCTGTGA
- a CDS encoding alpha/beta fold hydrolase, with translation MVPDQPIAQPWSYQGHPVHAVVAGPENPEGPAVLLVHGFGASTDHWRHNIPALAATHEVHAVDLLGFGRSAKPAGLAYGGALWRDQLLAYVQERIGRPVVLVGNSLGGFASLAAGAALGEQAAGVALLNAAGPFSDEQAPPRGWGAITRQTIGSALLRSPVLQRLLFENLRRPATIRRTLNQVYIDRTNVDDALVEAIRRPSLDPGAFGVFRTVFDIPRGQPLDELFAQLGCPLLLLWGIRDPWINAAGRRAAFQRHAPAATTEVVLEAGHCPHDEVPDQVNTALLQWLAGLSQPAAAPQPQAAPPPAADPVPAAASDRTAA, from the coding sequence GTGGTGCCTGATCAGCCGATTGCCCAGCCCTGGAGCTACCAGGGCCACCCCGTGCACGCCGTGGTGGCGGGGCCCGAGAACCCCGAGGGGCCAGCGGTGCTGCTGGTGCATGGCTTCGGCGCCTCCACGGACCACTGGCGCCACAACATCCCCGCCCTGGCCGCCACCCATGAGGTGCATGCTGTGGATCTGCTGGGCTTCGGCCGCAGCGCCAAGCCGGCGGGGCTGGCCTACGGCGGCGCCCTGTGGCGGGATCAGCTTCTGGCCTACGTGCAGGAGCGGATCGGCCGGCCCGTGGTGCTGGTGGGCAACTCGCTCGGCGGCTTCGCCTCCCTGGCGGCCGGGGCGGCCCTGGGGGAGCAGGCGGCGGGGGTGGCCCTGCTCAACGCGGCCGGTCCGTTCAGTGATGAGCAGGCCCCGCCCCGGGGCTGGGGGGCGATCACGCGGCAGACGATCGGCTCCGCCCTGCTGAGAAGCCCTGTGCTGCAGCGGCTGCTGTTCGAGAACCTGCGGCGCCCGGCCACGATCCGCCGCACCCTGAACCAGGTGTACATCGACCGCACCAACGTGGATGACGCGCTGGTGGAGGCGATCCGGCGGCCTTCCCTCGATCCGGGCGCCTTCGGGGTGTTCCGCACCGTGTTCGACATCCCCCGGGGCCAGCCCCTCGATGAACTGTTCGCCCAGCTGGGCTGCCCGCTGCTGCTGCTCTGGGGCATCCGCGATCCCTGGATCAACGCCGCCGGCCGCCGCGCCGCCTTCCAGCGCCACGCCCCGGCGGCCACCACGGAGGTGGTGCTGGAGGCGGGCCACTGTCCCCACGACGAGGTGCCCGACCAGGTGAACACCGCCCTGCTGCAGTGGCTGGCGGGCCTCAGCCAGCCGGCGGCGGCTCCGCAACCCCAGGCGGCTCCACCCCCGGCAGCCGACCCCGTGCCAGCTGCTGCTTCGGATCGAACTGCCGCTTGA